One stretch of Pradoshia sp. D12 DNA includes these proteins:
- a CDS encoding VOC family protein → MKPEIAKLGHVALVTSDLEKSLFFFKEVIGLEETEEVDGVHYLRAYSDFQHHTLSVEAGDSGYIKRIGWRTKTPQCLQGFKQLLADQEVEVTEYPKGTTVGIGESIRFKMPSGHTFELYYDVEKPKALNGHASVLKNQVYKSWRKGISPRRFDHVNIHTSTDADQSYDFLIDVLGFNMREYMRGDEGILAGWLSVTALVHDVALLKKDTLPTPARLHHISYWLDDSQDILRAADILKENGMTFIGPGKHGASQAIYLYVMDPGSGCRVELFSGSYLIFEPDWEPVEWTLEERSLCNTYWGDTVQDKELNNITIEAR, encoded by the coding sequence ATGAAGCCGGAAATTGCAAAGCTTGGGCATGTTGCACTTGTGACAAGTGATTTAGAGAAGTCATTATTCTTTTTTAAAGAAGTCATTGGTTTGGAAGAAACAGAAGAAGTAGATGGTGTCCATTATTTACGCGCGTACAGTGATTTTCAACATCATACATTAAGTGTCGAAGCTGGTGACAGCGGTTACATTAAGCGGATCGGCTGGCGTACAAAAACACCTCAATGTCTGCAGGGATTTAAACAGCTGCTGGCAGATCAAGAGGTTGAAGTAACAGAATATCCAAAAGGGACAACAGTAGGTATTGGAGAGTCCATACGTTTTAAAATGCCAAGTGGCCATACTTTTGAATTGTATTATGATGTTGAAAAGCCAAAGGCACTCAATGGGCATGCTTCCGTTTTGAAAAATCAAGTTTATAAGTCATGGAGGAAAGGGATCTCTCCACGTCGTTTTGATCATGTTAATATACACACATCTACTGATGCTGATCAATCTTATGACTTTTTAATCGATGTCTTAGGATTCAATATGAGAGAGTATATGCGTGGGGATGAGGGGATTTTGGCAGGATGGTTAAGTGTTACCGCATTGGTACATGATGTTGCCTTATTAAAGAAAGACACGTTACCAACCCCTGCACGCCTACACCATATTTCATACTGGTTGGATGATTCGCAGGATATTTTACGTGCAGCTGATATTTTAAAAGAAAACGGAATGACGTTTATCGGTCCTGGAAAACATGGTGCATCACAAGCAATTTACTTATATGTCATGGACCCGGGCAGTGGCTGCCGGGTGGAACTGTTTTCCGGCAGTTATTTAATTTTTGAACCAGACTGGGAGCCGGTTGAATGGACATTGGAAGAACGCTCATTATGTAACACATATTGGGGAGATACCGTCCAGGATAAAGAGCTTAACAATATTACTATCGAAGCGCGGTAA
- a CDS encoding SMP-30/gluconolactonase/LRE family protein has translation MKKCGQYRAKFGKGPIWHEAYGIMWLDIASKRIITYNPATEQENVYDALGWIKAIIPLKDGRFIGIYKDGLYHLNFKQGIKSPFVIQESWNNMCYLNDGKCGPDGQIWVGSSDGFFKSFKESPHTAFSQYPFSNSKLYCINTFGNVSVQVDGITLSNGLDWDRKTNKFYHIDSSKYSIYQYQLMENDQIQFEKIVYTFEMDEGFPAGMAVDGEGNLWVSLFKGGIVASISKKPTRIVCINPRKMQVIKEIVIPLSHISSCTIGGEKMDTLFVTTAYEPLSEEKVKQEPFAGYLLQMKIESIGVANYEFALNNENSKR, from the coding sequence ATGAAAAAATGTGGACAGTATCGTGCCAAATTTGGTAAAGGCCCCATTTGGCACGAAGCGTATGGAATTATGTGGCTGGATATCGCTTCTAAACGAATTATTACGTATAATCCCGCAACTGAACAAGAGAATGTATATGATGCTTTAGGCTGGATTAAGGCGATCATTCCATTAAAGGATGGAAGATTTATTGGTATATATAAAGACGGTTTATATCATTTAAACTTTAAACAGGGAATTAAGTCTCCTTTTGTTATACAGGAATCATGGAATAATATGTGTTATTTAAATGATGGAAAGTGTGGACCTGATGGACAAATTTGGGTTGGTTCATCGGATGGCTTTTTTAAAAGCTTTAAAGAATCACCTCATACTGCCTTTTCGCAATATCCTTTTTCGAATTCAAAATTATATTGTATAAATACGTTCGGTAATGTTTCAGTACAAGTGGATGGAATCACGCTATCTAATGGATTAGATTGGGACAGGAAAACAAATAAATTTTATCATATTGATTCGTCGAAATACTCTATTTACCAATATCAACTTATGGAAAACGATCAGATTCAATTTGAAAAAATTGTGTATACATTTGAGATGGATGAAGGGTTTCCTGCTGGCATGGCAGTAGATGGAGAGGGAAACTTGTGGGTTTCCCTTTTTAAAGGTGGAATTGTGGCATCCATTTCAAAAAAGCCGACTCGTATTGTTTGTATCAATCCGAGGAAGATGCAGGTTATTAAGGAAATTGTGATTCCCTTATCCCATATATCTTCGTGTACGATTGGCGGAGAGAAAATGGATACCTTATTTGTTACCACGGCCTATGAACCACTTTCTGAAGAAAAAGTGAAGCAGGAACCGTTTGCGGGTTATTTATTACAAATGAAGATTGAATCTATCGGTGTAGCAAACTATGAATTTGCACTGAATAATGAAAATAGTAAGAGATAA
- a CDS encoding acetaldehyde dehydrogenase (acetylating), translating to MEKLKVGIIGSGNIGTDLMYKIERCDALEMSVMVGIDPESEGLKRARDRGYVTIDNGIEGLSEKMELVDIVFDATSAYAHKANYEAVKSAGKKMIDLTPAAIGPYMVPPVNLMEHLDKDNVNLVTCGGQATIPIVHAIGRIVPVEYAEIIATVASKSAGPGTRANIDEFTRTTSKAIEVVGGAKKGKAIIILNPAEPPIIMRDTVHAIVEASGQEAEITQSIQTMIKEVQQYVPGYRLRGEPIFEGNKVSVFLEVEGAGDFFPSYSGNLDIMTAAAARVANEMAKNIVMQGGAIS from the coding sequence ATGGAAAAGTTGAAAGTAGGAATCATTGGTTCAGGAAATATCGGGACAGATTTAATGTATAAAATCGAACGATGCGATGCTTTGGAAATGTCAGTTATGGTCGGGATTGATCCTGAATCGGAAGGTTTAAAGCGAGCCCGTGACCGGGGATATGTCACAATTGATAACGGTATTGAGGGTTTATCTGAAAAAATGGAACTGGTCGATATCGTTTTTGATGCAACAAGCGCTTATGCTCACAAGGCAAATTATGAAGCTGTTAAATCAGCGGGAAAGAAAATGATTGATTTAACACCGGCGGCAATTGGACCATACATGGTGCCGCCGGTTAATTTAATGGAACATTTAGATAAGGATAATGTCAATTTGGTAACTTGCGGAGGCCAGGCTACGATACCAATCGTTCATGCAATTGGCCGGATTGTTCCTGTAGAATATGCAGAAATTATAGCAACAGTCGCAAGTAAAAGTGCAGGACCTGGCACACGCGCCAATATTGATGAATTTACAAGGACAACCTCTAAAGCAATAGAAGTTGTCGGAGGAGCTAAGAAAGGTAAAGCAATCATTATATTAAATCCAGCAGAACCGCCGATTATCATGCGCGATACGGTTCATGCCATTGTGGAAGCGTCAGGACAGGAAGCGGAAATTACACAGTCCATTCAAACAATGATTAAAGAAGTTCAACAATATGTACCTGGTTATCGGCTGCGGGGAGAACCTATTTTTGAAGGGAATAAGGTTTCTGTATTCCTCGAAGTAGAGGGTGCAGGAGATTTCTTCCCTTCCTATTCTGGGAATCTGGATATAATGACAGCTGCGGCTGCCCGTGTAGCTAATGAAATGGCGAAGAACATTGTGATGCAGGGAGGTGCTATTTCATGA
- a CDS encoding FAD synthetase family protein produces MKTIIVNEKNLSIVQENSQQNVMALGFFDGVHRGHQKVIMRAKEIANEKDCSLAVMSFFPHPKTVFSNQEVDYLMPMEQKAERLKELGVDIFYITEFTKDFAALSPETFVQEYLVKMQVKHAVAGFDYTYGKRGAGTIHTIAPHSQFKIGIEVVEKFEMYGSKVSSTNIRELLQNGQIDTVTKLLGKPYQVKYSFKEGVAPYYTLPEKGLYYVSIIFEVRMVSQTIYVQDCHTILFNREFSNQDCTIIFHQRVTKHEQVIS; encoded by the coding sequence ATGAAAACGATTATTGTCAACGAGAAAAATCTATCCATAGTGCAGGAGAATAGTCAGCAGAATGTCATGGCTTTAGGATTTTTTGATGGAGTTCATAGAGGTCATCAAAAAGTAATTATGCGTGCTAAAGAAATAGCAAATGAGAAAGATTGTTCTCTTGCCGTAATGAGTTTCTTTCCACACCCCAAAACGGTGTTTTCAAACCAGGAAGTTGATTATTTAATGCCAATGGAACAAAAGGCAGAGCGGCTAAAAGAGTTGGGTGTAGATATTTTTTATATTACTGAGTTCACGAAGGACTTTGCTGCTCTTTCACCAGAAACATTTGTACAAGAATATTTAGTGAAGATGCAAGTGAAACATGCTGTGGCTGGCTTTGATTACACCTATGGTAAAAGGGGAGCTGGCACCATTCATACGATTGCCCCGCACAGTCAGTTTAAGATTGGTATTGAAGTTGTTGAAAAGTTTGAGATGTATGGCTCAAAGGTGAGTTCAACCAACATCCGGGAACTTCTTCAAAATGGTCAGATCGACACCGTCACAAAGTTACTGGGCAAGCCTTATCAAGTCAAATACTCCTTTAAAGAAGGCGTTGCGCCGTACTATACACTTCCTGAAAAAGGTCTGTATTATGTAAGCATTATTTTTGAAGTAAGAATGGTTTCGCAAACAATTTATGTACAGGATTGCCACACTATACTTTTTAATCGAGAATTCTCCAATCAAGATTGTACAATCATTTTTCATCAGCGAGTAACCAAGCATGAACAAGTAATTAGTTAA
- a CDS encoding flavin reductase family protein: MDDRLFRNAMSKFATGVTVITTEHEGQAHGMTANAFMSVSLDPKLVVISIGEKARCLNKIRESKQFAVNILAEDQQDYSMIFAGQKKDGAAITFDRLADVPVLSGVLAQISCDVVSEYVEGDHTLFIGKVRAIQLEDKNPLVFFAGQYRLLESVTV, encoded by the coding sequence ATGGATGATCGTTTATTTCGAAATGCAATGAGTAAGTTTGCTACGGGCGTGACCGTCATAACAACAGAGCATGAAGGACAGGCTCACGGTATGACAGCAAATGCATTTATGTCCGTCTCACTCGATCCGAAATTGGTTGTCATTTCAATCGGTGAAAAAGCGCGTTGTTTAAATAAAATCCGTGAAAGTAAACAGTTTGCGGTCAATATTCTGGCAGAGGATCAACAAGACTATTCAATGATTTTTGCTGGACAGAAGAAAGACGGTGCTGCTATTACATTTGATCGATTGGCGGATGTTCCGGTATTAAGCGGTGTTTTGGCACAGATTAGTTGTGACGTTGTTTCAGAGTATGTTGAAGGAGACCATACCTTATTTATTGGTAAAGTCCGGGCAATCCAGCTTGAAGATAAAAATCCCCTTGTATTCTTTGCGGGGCAATACAGGTTATTAGAGTCTGTAACCGTTTAA
- the dmpG gene encoding 4-hydroxy-2-oxovalerate aldolase — protein sequence MRDIHVLDVSLRDGSHSMKHAFTEQQVRNIASGLERANIEYFEVAHGDGLGGSSLQYGLSAVDELKLIEAAVEECTNAKVAVLLIPGIGIKDDLKEAVKAGAKMARIATHVTEADIGAQHIAMSRELGLKTVGFLMMAHMAPTDVIVKQAQLFESYGAEIVYVTDSAGNMLPHQVTERIRALKENVGIEIGFHAHNNLSLAMANSLAAIEAGATYIDGSLRALGAGSGNTQTEVLVAVLQRLGIQTGVDLYNIIDVANKMVAPILPRPQEISGSSLIMGYAGVYSSFLLHTEKAARQFGVDEREILIELGERKTVGGQEDLIYEVAQQLMLAK from the coding sequence ATGAGAGATATTCACGTATTAGACGTATCCTTACGTGATGGGAGCCATTCAATGAAACATGCTTTCACAGAGCAACAAGTCCGGAATATTGCGAGTGGTCTGGAGCGAGCGAATATTGAATATTTCGAAGTGGCACATGGAGATGGACTAGGTGGTTCAAGTCTGCAATATGGTCTATCTGCGGTTGATGAACTGAAATTAATAGAAGCTGCGGTAGAAGAATGCACCAATGCAAAAGTGGCTGTGTTACTCATTCCGGGAATTGGGATTAAAGATGACCTGAAAGAGGCGGTAAAAGCAGGTGCTAAAATGGCAAGAATTGCGACACATGTAACGGAAGCTGATATTGGAGCGCAACATATAGCCATGAGCCGTGAATTAGGTTTGAAAACGGTTGGTTTTTTAATGATGGCCCATATGGCACCGACAGATGTTATCGTGAAGCAGGCTCAATTATTTGAGAGCTATGGAGCTGAGATCGTATATGTGACCGATTCGGCAGGAAATATGTTACCTCATCAGGTGACAGAGCGGATCCGTGCATTGAAAGAAAATGTCGGAATTGAAATTGGTTTCCATGCACATAACAATCTATCTCTGGCTATGGCTAATTCATTAGCCGCGATTGAAGCAGGTGCCACGTATATCGACGGCTCACTACGTGCACTTGGGGCGGGCAGCGGCAATACACAAACAGAAGTCCTGGTAGCTGTTTTGCAAAGACTTGGTATTCAAACGGGTGTTGATTTATATAACATAATCGATGTTGCCAATAAGATGGTTGCGCCCATCCTGCCAAGACCGCAAGAAATCTCAGGTTCCAGCCTTATTATGGGCTATGCGGGAGTTTACTCAAGCTTCTTATTACATACAGAAAAAGCTGCCCGACAATTTGGAGTGGACGAACGAGAGATTTTAATAGAATTGGGTGAACGCAAAACGGTTGGGGGACAAGAGGATCTTATTTATGAAGTTGCCCAGCAATTAATGTTAGCTAAATAG
- a CDS encoding 2-keto-4-pentenoate hydratase yields the protein MDIQKAAFDLLVAERLKTPIEPFTSSTDLSVDDAYRIQLLQINEKLKDAHLVGMKIGLTSKVMQTMFNVDTPDFGHILNTMVFENRQTLSVSQFIEPKVEFELAFVLKEDLKGPDVTSEQVLAATEAIVPAIEIIDSRIKNWQFKFQDTVADNGSSAGAVLGEKHPVPSLEQLANIRVVAKKNGEVFDEGMSSAVMGNPAKAVAWLANMLADYDITLKAGHFILAGAITAAVPFESGDVFEVDFGSYGEVKLSFTE from the coding sequence TTGGATATTCAAAAAGCAGCTTTCGATTTACTTGTAGCTGAACGTTTGAAAACACCGATTGAACCTTTTACATCGTCAACCGATCTCTCGGTTGACGATGCTTATCGTATTCAGCTTTTGCAAATTAATGAGAAGTTAAAAGATGCACATTTGGTAGGAATGAAGATTGGTTTAACAAGTAAAGTTATGCAAACGATGTTTAATGTCGATACTCCTGATTTTGGGCATATTTTAAATACGATGGTATTTGAAAATAGACAGACACTTTCGGTTTCTCAATTTATTGAACCGAAAGTTGAATTTGAGCTGGCCTTTGTTTTGAAGGAAGATTTAAAAGGTCCTGATGTGACCAGTGAACAAGTTTTGGCAGCGACTGAGGCAATTGTCCCTGCCATTGAAATCATTGATAGCCGTATTAAGAATTGGCAATTTAAATTTCAGGATACGGTTGCAGATAATGGATCCTCTGCCGGTGCAGTATTGGGGGAAAAACACCCTGTGCCTTCATTGGAGCAATTAGCTAATATTCGAGTTGTCGCCAAGAAGAATGGTGAAGTATTTGATGAAGGTATGAGCAGTGCAGTGATGGGAAATCCGGCCAAAGCGGTGGCCTGGTTGGCCAATATGCTTGCAGACTATGATATTACTTTGAAGGCAGGGCATTTTATTTTAGCCGGTGCGATTACGGCTGCGGTACCATTTGAATCAGGAGATGTCTTTGAAGTGGATTTTGGTTCCTATGGAGAAGTGAAACTATCTTTTACGGAATGA